A single Meles meles chromosome 20, mMelMel3.1 paternal haplotype, whole genome shotgun sequence DNA region contains:
- the ZBTB7A gene encoding zinc finger and BTB domain-containing protein 7A: MAGGVDGPIGIPFPDHSSDILSGLNEQRTQGLLCDVVILVEGREFPTHRSVLAACSQYFKKLFTSGAVVDQQNVYEIDFVSAEALTALMDFAYTATLTVSTANVGDILSAARLLEIPAVSHVCADLLDRQILAADAGADTGQLDLVDQTDQRNLLRAKEYLEFFQSNPMNSLPPAAAAAAAAFPWSAFGASDDDLDATKEAVAAAVAAVAAGDCNGLDFYGPGPPGDRPSAGDGDEGDSNPGLWPERDEDAPTGGLFPPPVAPPATATQNGHYGRGGEEEAASLSEAAPEPGDSPGFLSGAAEDGDGDGPEADGLAASTLLQQMMSSVGRAGAAAAGDSDDESRADDKGVVDYYLKYFSGAHDGDVYPAWSQKVEKKIRAKAFQKCPICEKVIQGAGKLPRHIRTHTGEKPYECNICKVRFTRQDKLKVHMRKHTGEKPYLCQQCGAAFAHNYDLKNHMRVHTGLRPYQCDSCCKTFVRSDHLHRHLKKDGCNGVPSRRGRKPRVRGGGLGGPDPSPGATAPPGAPAPPGSPDARRNGQEKHFKDEEEDEEAASPDGLSRLNVAGAGAGGGDGGSGPTADGSFAAGLA; encoded by the exons ATGGCCGGCGGCGTGGACGGCCCCATCGGGATCCCGTTCCCTGACCACAGCAGCGACATCCTGAGCGGGCTCAACGAGCAGCGGACGCAGGGCCTGCTGTGCGACGTGGTGATCCTGGTGGAGGGCCGGGAGTTCCCCACGCACCGCTCGGTGCTGGCGGCCTGCAGCCAGTACTTCAAGAAGCTGTTCACGTCGGGCGCCGTGGTGGACCAGCAGAACGTGTACGAGATCGACTTCGTCAGCGCCGAGGCGCTCACGGCCCTCATGGACTTCGCCTACACGGCCACGCTCACCGTCAGCACGGCCAACGTGGGCGACATCCTCAGTGCCGCCCGCCTGCTCGAGATCCCCGCCGTGAGCCACGTCTGCGCCGACCTCCTGGACCGGCAGATCCTGGCGGCCGACGCGGGCGCCGACACCGGGCAGCTGGACCTCGTTGATCAGACCGACCAGCGGAACCTGCTCCGGGCTAAGGAGTACCTCGAGTTCTTCCAGAGCAACCCCATGAACAGCTtgccccccgccgccgccgccgccgccgccgccttccCCTGGTCTGCCTTCGGCGCGTCCGACGATGACCTGGATGCCACCAAGGAGGCCGTGGCCGCGGCCGTGGCTGCCGTGGCCGCTGGCGACTGCAACGGCTTGGACTTCTACGGGCCGGGACCGCCGGGCGATCGGCCCTCGGCTGGGGACGGGGACGAGGGCGACAGCAACCCAGGTCTGTGGCCCGAGCGGGACGAGGACGCCCCCACCGGGGGCCTCTTCCCGCCCCCCGTGGCCCCGCCGGCCACTGCCACGCAGAACGGCCACTACGGCCGGGGTGGCGAGGAGGAGGCGGCCTCGCTGTCGGAGGCAGCCCCCGAGCCGGGCGACTCTCCGGGCTTCCTGTCGGGTGCGGCCGAGGACGGGGACGGGGACGGGCCCGAAGCGGACGGGCTGGCGGCCAGCACGCTGCTGCAGCAGATGATGTCATCGGTGGGCCGGgcaggggcggcggcggcgggggacAGTGACGACGAGTCGCGGGCGGACGACAAGGGCGTCGTGGACTACTACCTGAAGTACTTCAGCGGCGCCCACGACGGGGATGTTTACCCGGCCTGGTCACAGAAGGTGGAGAAGAAGATCCGGGCCAAGGCCTTCCAGAAGTGCCCCATCTGCGAGAAGGTCATCCAGGGCGCGGGCAAGCTGCCGCGGCACATCCGGACCCACACGGGGGAGAAGCCCTACGAGTGCAACATCTGCAAGGTCCGCTTCACCAG GCAGGACAAGCTCAAGGTGCATATGAGGAAGCACACGGGCGAGAAGCCCTACCTCTGCCAGCAGTGCGGGGCGGCCTTCGCCCACAACTACGACCTGAAGAACCACATGCGCGTGCACACGGGCCTGCGTCCCTACCAGTGTGACAGCTGCTGCAAGACCTTCGTCCGCTCCGACCACCTGCACAGACACCTCAAGAAGGACGGCTGCAACGGCGTCCCCTCGCGCCGCGGCCGCAAGCCCCGCGTCCGGGGCGGGGGGCTCGGGGGGCCCGACCCCTCCCCGGGGGCCACCGCCCCGCCcggcgccccggccccgcccggctCCCCTGACGCCCGGCGCAACGGCCAGGAGAAGCACTTTAAGGacgaggaggaggacgaggaggcgGCCAGCCCCGACGGCCTGAGCAGGTTGAATGTAGCGGGTGCCGGCGCAGGGGGAGGCGACGGGGGCTCGGGGCCCACCGCCGACGGCAGCTTTGCGGCCGGACTTGCCTga